Proteins from a single region of Paraburkholderia sp. PGU19:
- a CDS encoding GGDEF domain-containing protein, whose product MKQTVTPIRPLSPRWRPQPIVVGAIALACLVVGLLYVAVQVKALFSDHFQQQYATLVLEGVGRADNALNVASLLKRSAPSNGANATYQQALDELGARVTELDALIGSSPVPAPRLPQANATAKSLDELKQSLAATADYWHARRDAVSNDVRRRTLRVASVLAVLTVVVTGVLFAALVVFARRHRRLAGLTHQFRHAAQHDAMTGLPNRQQLLARLDRIAAERAPGKCAVLYVDLDGFKQVNDTLGHAIGDEFLIALAQRFRQSLRPGDMVARMGGDEFAALVSGFGNDTELTGIAARLMNCVGETDTQMGLGFVRASVGIATYPDRVADHRLLVAAADGAMYEVKRHGKNGYAFAVSPIPPA is encoded by the coding sequence GTGAAGCAAACCGTCACGCCGATCCGCCCGCTCAGCCCGCGATGGCGCCCCCAGCCGATCGTGGTCGGCGCGATCGCGCTCGCGTGCCTCGTGGTCGGGCTGCTCTATGTCGCCGTGCAGGTCAAGGCGCTATTCTCGGATCACTTCCAGCAGCAATACGCAACGCTCGTGCTGGAAGGCGTCGGGCGGGCCGACAATGCGCTCAACGTCGCGAGCCTGCTGAAGCGCAGCGCGCCTTCGAATGGCGCTAACGCGACATACCAGCAGGCGCTCGACGAACTGGGCGCACGCGTGACCGAACTCGACGCGCTGATCGGATCGAGCCCCGTTCCCGCGCCGCGCTTGCCGCAGGCCAATGCGACGGCAAAGAGTCTCGACGAACTGAAGCAGTCGCTCGCGGCCACGGCGGACTATTGGCACGCGCGCCGCGACGCCGTCAGCAACGATGTTCGCCGGCGCACGCTGCGCGTCGCGAGCGTGCTCGCCGTGCTGACCGTCGTGGTGACGGGCGTGCTGTTCGCGGCGCTCGTCGTGTTTGCGCGGCGGCATCGGCGGCTCGCGGGTCTCACGCATCAGTTCCGCCACGCCGCCCAGCATGACGCGATGACGGGCCTGCCCAACCGCCAGCAACTGCTCGCGCGGCTCGATCGTATCGCGGCCGAGCGCGCGCCCGGCAAATGCGCCGTGCTGTATGTCGACCTCGACGGCTTCAAGCAGGTCAACGACACCTTGGGCCATGCGATCGGCGACGAATTTCTGATCGCGCTCGCGCAGCGCTTTCGCCAGTCGCTGCGCCCCGGCGATATGGTCGCGCGCATGGGCGGCGACGAATTCGCGGCGCTAGTCTCCGGCTTCGGCAACGACACGGAGCTCACGGGCATCGCCGCGCGGCTGATGAACTGCGTCGGCGAAACCGACACGCAAATGGGCCTCGGCTTCGTGCGCGCGAGCGTCGGCATTGCGACCTATCCCGATCGCGTCGCCGATCACCGGCTGCTCGTCGCCGCCGCCGACGGCGCGATGTACGAAGTCAAGCGCCACGGCAAGAATGGCTACGCGTTCGCCGTCAGCCCCATTCCGCCCGCATGA
- a CDS encoding sensor domain-containing diguanylate cyclase, with translation MRSLTGRLRRSIKRLRPRGHGNAPHRAFILLPALTVLILAVLWITILMRLRVEEAAALHDARVAAGTVASALDTHTLKTIHDVDAIALLVKYGYESSPDTFDLKKYQAYGLITADTALQVTLAGADGHVITSTIPFSGAIDLSDRKHFRVHRERADVGLFLSEPVIGRISRQWSIQATRRINRPDGSFGGVVIVSENPAWLTDGFYTSAALGEHGMIAVLSGRGSMLSRRAGDAPSRTGDSLPTGYVDPHGNDDTFTDPIDRVERIVAHREVKRYGLTVMAGLSVAETLDDYYRMRRVYVTMASVISAILVGLSTWIAALILKLLKGRAQLHRLAHTDRLTGLSNRGCIMDRLEEAVAAPDAAGRVAVIFVDLDRFKELNDTFGHHLGDTILAEIARRLTDVAQGRAQVGRLGGDEFLVVIEDDAAQAPDVADAITAALEVPVSVHGNAYRVCASLGIAVLQPGERAEDLVKSADRVMYDAKELSRANRAPRAKNALVA, from the coding sequence ATGAGGTCGTTGACAGGCAGACTTCGCAGATCCATCAAGCGCTTGCGGCCCCGCGGCCACGGCAACGCGCCGCACCGCGCGTTCATCCTGCTGCCCGCGCTGACCGTGCTGATCCTCGCTGTTTTGTGGATCACGATCCTGATGCGCCTGCGCGTCGAAGAGGCAGCCGCGCTGCACGACGCGCGTGTCGCGGCCGGCACCGTCGCGAGCGCGCTCGACACGCACACGCTGAAAACGATTCACGACGTCGACGCGATTGCGCTGCTCGTCAAATACGGCTACGAAAGCTCGCCCGATACGTTCGACCTCAAGAAATACCAGGCCTACGGTCTCATCACCGCCGACACGGCGCTGCAAGTCACCTTAGCTGGCGCGGATGGCCATGTGATCACATCGACGATTCCGTTTTCCGGCGCCATCGACCTCAGCGATCGCAAGCACTTTCGCGTGCATCGCGAGCGAGCCGACGTCGGGCTGTTCCTCAGTGAACCGGTGATCGGCCGCATCTCGCGGCAATGGTCGATTCAGGCGACGCGACGCATCAACCGTCCGGACGGCAGCTTCGGTGGCGTCGTGATCGTGTCGGAGAATCCCGCCTGGCTCACCGACGGCTTTTACACGAGCGCCGCGCTCGGCGAGCACGGCATGATCGCGGTGCTGTCGGGCCGCGGTTCGATGCTGTCGCGCCGCGCAGGCGACGCGCCGAGCCGCACGGGCGACTCGCTGCCGACGGGCTACGTCGATCCGCACGGGAACGACGACACGTTCACCGACCCGATCGACCGCGTGGAGCGCATCGTCGCGCACCGCGAGGTCAAGCGGTACGGGCTCACGGTGATGGCGGGCCTCTCCGTCGCCGAGACGCTCGACGACTACTACCGGATGCGCCGCGTCTACGTGACGATGGCAAGCGTGATTTCGGCGATTCTGGTCGGACTGTCCACGTGGATCGCCGCGCTGATCCTGAAACTGCTGAAAGGCCGGGCGCAGTTGCACCGGCTCGCGCATACCGACCGTCTGACGGGTCTGTCCAATCGCGGCTGCATCATGGATCGGCTCGAGGAAGCCGTCGCCGCGCCGGACGCCGCTGGCCGCGTGGCCGTGATTTTCGTCGACCTGGACCGCTTCAAGGAACTCAACGATACGTTTGGCCATCATCTGGGCGACACGATTCTTGCTGAGATCGCGCGACGCCTGACGGATGTCGCGCAGGGCCGCGCGCAGGTCGGACGGCTGGGCGGCGACGAGTTCCTGGTCGTGATCGAGGACGACGCAGCGCAGGCGCCCGACGTCGCCGATGCGATCACGGCAGCGCTGGAGGTGCCCGTCAGCGTGCACGGCAATGCGTACCGCGTGTGCGCGAGCCTCGGCATCGCGGTGCTGCAACCGGGCGAACGCGCGGAGGATCTGGTGAAAAGCGCGGACCGGGTGATGTACGACGCCAAGGAGCTCAGCCGCGCGAACCGCGCGCCAAGGGCAAAGAATGCGCTCGTCGCGTGA
- a CDS encoding PLP-dependent aminotransferase family protein yields MIELELDRDRRLAPTLVEQVVQGFTHAIDSQALRAGALLPSVRQLAQSHSLSTFTVTEAYNRLVSMGLVTARRGSGYRVAPRARAAHANTVDWQPPSLTATWLLSDVFADHSMPIKAGGGWLPNEWINETGMQHAFRAMSRVPAARLGDYGHPYGFAPLRAKIAEQMDRRGLPVEVSNVLLTQGATQALDLIVRTLLRAGDTVVVEDPGYCNLLQILKLAGLNVIGVPRTPAGIDTDVLEQIVDAHHPKAIFVNTTLQNPTGATYGMASAFRLLQIAERNRMWVIEDDVSRELGSPGAPIFAAMEGLRRVLYISGFSKTVTPALRCGYVVAERDVLRELARTKMAVGLTSSEAIERIVDKVLHEGRYARHVEQVNDRLRAAHAIVEERLDALGLEAFHRPRAGLFLFARLPVEPERAGEIATAALSDGIWLAPGSYFRPDDAPSAWFRFNVPHSTDDALWRFIERIGRG; encoded by the coding sequence ATGATCGAACTCGAACTGGATCGTGACCGACGCCTGGCGCCGACGCTCGTCGAGCAGGTCGTGCAAGGCTTCACACATGCGATCGACAGCCAGGCGCTGCGCGCCGGCGCGCTGTTGCCGTCGGTGCGGCAGCTTGCGCAATCGCATTCGCTGAGCACCTTCACGGTGACTGAGGCGTACAACCGGCTCGTGTCGATGGGCCTCGTGACAGCACGGCGCGGCTCCGGCTATCGCGTCGCGCCGCGCGCGCGGGCCGCGCACGCGAATACCGTCGATTGGCAGCCGCCCAGCCTCACCGCGACGTGGCTGCTGTCCGACGTGTTCGCCGACCATTCCATGCCGATCAAGGCGGGCGGCGGCTGGCTGCCGAACGAATGGATCAACGAAACGGGCATGCAGCACGCATTTCGCGCGATGAGCCGCGTGCCCGCCGCGCGCCTTGGTGATTACGGGCATCCGTACGGCTTCGCGCCGCTGCGCGCGAAGATCGCCGAGCAGATGGACCGGCGCGGCCTGCCCGTCGAGGTGTCGAACGTGCTGCTGACGCAGGGTGCGACCCAGGCGCTCGATCTGATCGTGCGCACGCTGCTGCGCGCGGGAGATACCGTCGTCGTCGAAGATCCCGGCTACTGCAACCTGCTGCAAATTCTGAAGCTCGCCGGGTTGAACGTCATCGGCGTGCCGCGCACGCCGGCGGGCATCGATACGGACGTGCTGGAGCAAATCGTCGACGCGCATCATCCGAAGGCGATCTTCGTCAACACGACCTTGCAGAATCCGACGGGCGCGACCTACGGCATGGCGTCCGCATTCCGCCTGCTGCAGATCGCCGAGCGCAACCGCATGTGGGTGATCGAGGACGACGTGAGCCGCGAGCTTGGCTCGCCCGGCGCGCCGATTTTCGCGGCCATGGAAGGGCTGCGGCGCGTGCTCTACATCAGCGGCTTTTCGAAGACCGTGACGCCCGCGCTGCGCTGCGGTTACGTGGTCGCCGAGCGCGACGTGCTGCGGGAGCTGGCGCGCACGAAGATGGCGGTGGGATTGACGTCGTCGGAGGCGATCGAGCGGATCGTCGACAAGGTGCTGCACGAAGGGCGCTATGCGCGGCATGTCGAGCAGGTCAATGACAGGTTGCGCGCCGCGCACGCGATCGTCGAGGAACGGCTGGATGCGCTGGGGCTGGAAGCCTTTCACCGGCCGCGCGCGGGACTGTTCCTGTTCGCCCGCTTGCCCGTGGAGCCCGAGCGCGCGGGCGAGATCGCGACGGCGGCGCTGTCGGATGGCATCTGGCTCGCGCCCGGTTCCTATTTCCGTCCCGACGATGCGCCGAGCGCGTGGTTCCGCTTCAACGTCCCGCATTCGACCGACGACGCGTTGTGGCGCTTCATCGAGCGAATCGGCCGGGGCTGA
- a CDS encoding aspartate aminotransferase family protein — MTSRPVIDDLSNFWMPFTANRQFKSAPRLLESAKGMYYRSTDGRDVLDACAGLWCVNAGHGRDEIVAAVQKQAATLDFAPTFQMGHPLAFEAASKVAELMPEGLDRVFFTNSGSESVDTALKIALAYHRARGEGQRTRLIGRERGYHGVGFGGISVGGIAPNRKTFSGALLPSVDHLPHTHNLEHNAFSKGQPAWGAHLADELERIVTLHDASTIAAVIVEPVAGSTGVLIPPQGYLQKLRDICTKHGILLIFDEVITGFGRLGAATASEYFGVKPDLLTMAKAINNASVPMGAVAASRTVHDTIINAGAQGAIELFHGYTYSAHPLAAAACVATLDLYRSEGLFERAATMAPKFEAAVHALRDAKHVKDIRNLGMVAGIELEPRDGAPGARAYEAFVKCFEAGVLIRFTGDILAFSPPLIIDEAQIDQIFQTVRNALASIQ; from the coding sequence ATGACTTCGCGCCCTGTAATCGACGATCTGTCGAATTTCTGGATGCCTTTCACCGCCAACCGTCAGTTCAAGTCGGCGCCGCGCCTGCTGGAATCGGCGAAAGGCATGTACTACCGCTCCACCGACGGGCGCGACGTGCTCGACGCGTGCGCGGGCCTGTGGTGCGTGAACGCGGGTCATGGCCGCGACGAGATCGTCGCCGCCGTCCAGAAACAGGCCGCGACGCTCGATTTCGCGCCGACCTTTCAGATGGGTCACCCGCTCGCGTTCGAAGCGGCGTCGAAAGTCGCGGAACTGATGCCCGAAGGGCTAGACCGCGTGTTCTTCACGAACTCCGGCTCGGAGTCGGTCGATACCGCGCTGAAGATCGCGCTCGCCTATCACCGCGCGCGCGGCGAAGGACAGCGCACGCGCCTGATCGGCCGCGAGCGCGGCTATCACGGCGTCGGCTTTGGCGGCATTTCGGTTGGCGGCATTGCGCCGAACCGCAAGACGTTCTCGGGCGCGCTTCTGCCGTCCGTCGATCACCTGCCGCACACGCACAACCTCGAACACAACGCGTTCTCGAAGGGCCAACCGGCCTGGGGCGCGCATCTCGCCGACGAACTGGAGCGCATCGTCACGCTGCACGACGCGTCGACGATCGCCGCCGTGATCGTCGAACCCGTGGCGGGCTCGACGGGCGTGCTGATCCCGCCGCAAGGCTATCTGCAGAAGCTGCGCGATATCTGCACGAAGCACGGCATCCTGCTGATTTTCGACGAAGTGATCACGGGATTTGGGCGTCTGGGCGCGGCAACGGCCAGCGAGTATTTCGGCGTGAAGCCCGATCTGCTGACGATGGCCAAGGCGATCAACAACGCCTCCGTGCCGATGGGCGCCGTCGCGGCGAGCCGCACGGTGCACGACACGATCATCAACGCCGGCGCGCAAGGCGCGATCGAACTGTTCCACGGCTACACGTACTCGGCGCACCCGCTCGCCGCTGCCGCCTGCGTGGCGACGCTCGACCTGTATCGCAGCGAAGGGCTGTTCGAGCGCGCCGCGACGATGGCGCCGAAGTTCGAAGCCGCCGTTCACGCGCTGCGCGACGCGAAGCACGTGAAGGACATCCGCAACCTCGGCATGGTCGCGGGCATCGAACTGGAGCCGCGCGACGGCGCGCCGGGCGCCCGCGCGTACGAGGCGTTCGTCAAGTGCTTCGAGGCAGGCGTGCTGATCCGCTTCACGGGCGACATTCTGGCCTTCTCGCCGCCCCTGATCATCGACGAAGCGCAGATCGACCAGATCTTCCAGACCGTCCGCAACGCGCTGGCATCCATCCAGTAA
- a CDS encoding DUF6496 domain-containing protein: MPDKATLKRAAADKRAGKSASTQAGEFVKEEIDHVREGKHGVKSAKQAIAIGLSKARRAGVALKQPKTGTTSAAMRKKAAAAEHTAAQKATAKSASKTTAARRPSSESTAKRSRVAEAVLKHESGQGAPKDALSKQAKAAAARRPAASRSAAAKRAAATKGAAGRSAAAKKAAHTRAARAHH, encoded by the coding sequence ATGCCTGATAAAGCAACCCTCAAGCGTGCCGCCGCCGACAAGCGCGCCGGCAAGTCGGCGAGCACTCAAGCGGGCGAATTCGTGAAGGAAGAAATCGACCACGTGCGCGAAGGCAAGCACGGCGTCAAATCGGCGAAGCAGGCAATCGCAATCGGCTTGTCGAAGGCGCGCCGCGCGGGCGTCGCGCTGAAGCAGCCGAAGACGGGAACGACGAGCGCGGCCATGCGCAAGAAAGCCGCAGCCGCTGAGCACACAGCCGCGCAGAAAGCCACGGCGAAATCAGCTTCGAAGACCACGGCCGCACGCCGTCCGAGCAGCGAATCGACGGCGAAGCGCTCGCGTGTTGCCGAGGCCGTGCTGAAACACGAAAGCGGACAAGGCGCACCGAAGGATGCGTTGTCGAAGCAGGCCAAGGCAGCGGCAGCGCGCCGTCCGGCCGCGAGCCGCTCGGCTGCGGCGAAGAGGGCGGCTGCGACGAAGGGCGCGGCGGGAAGGTCGGCGGCCGCGAAGAAGGCTGCGCATACGCGGGCCGCGCGTGCGCATCATTGA
- a CDS encoding ABC transporter substrate-binding protein, whose product MTSRAAWTFRIAASLAVSLTALSASAQQTIKIGEINSYKAQPAFLMPYKNGWNLALDQINATGGVLGKKLEVVSRDDNANPGDTIRVAQELIAREQVQLLFGGYLSNTGLALTDFAKQKRMFFLAAEPLTDKIVWADGNKYTYRLRPSTYMQVAMLVPEAAKLKKKRWALVYPNYEYGQSAAATFKKLLKAAQPDVEFVTEQATPLGNLDAGSTVQALADAKPDAIFNVLFSADLGKFVREGNTRGLFKDRSVVSLLTGEPDYLDTLGAEAPTGWIVTGYPWYSIDTPANKKFVADYEAKYRDYPRLGSVVGYAALMSIANGIKKAGSTDPDKLAAAFKGLNVDTPFGPITYRPQDNQSTMGAFVGVTALKDGKGVMTSYRYIDGASVQPSDAEVKKLRPAD is encoded by the coding sequence ATGACCTCGCGCGCAGCATGGACATTCCGCATTGCAGCTTCACTAGCCGTCTCGCTGACGGCCCTAAGCGCTTCCGCACAACAAACCATCAAAATCGGCGAAATCAACAGCTACAAGGCACAGCCCGCGTTCCTGATGCCCTATAAAAACGGCTGGAATCTCGCACTGGATCAGATAAACGCAACTGGCGGCGTGCTAGGCAAAAAGCTCGAAGTCGTCTCACGCGACGACAACGCGAACCCCGGCGACACGATCCGCGTCGCGCAAGAACTCATCGCCCGCGAGCAGGTGCAACTGCTGTTCGGCGGCTATCTGTCGAACACGGGCCTCGCGCTAACGGACTTCGCGAAGCAGAAGCGCATGTTCTTCCTCGCCGCCGAGCCGCTCACCGACAAGATCGTCTGGGCCGACGGCAACAAGTACACCTACCGCCTGCGTCCTTCCACCTACATGCAGGTCGCGATGCTCGTGCCCGAAGCGGCAAAGCTGAAGAAAAAGCGCTGGGCGCTCGTGTACCCGAACTATGAATACGGCCAGTCGGCGGCGGCGACGTTCAAGAAGCTGCTGAAGGCCGCGCAGCCCGACGTCGAGTTCGTCACCGAACAGGCCACGCCACTCGGCAACCTGGATGCCGGCTCGACCGTGCAGGCGCTCGCCGACGCGAAGCCCGACGCGATCTTCAACGTGCTGTTCAGCGCAGACCTCGGCAAGTTCGTTCGCGAGGGCAACACGCGCGGGCTCTTCAAGGACCGCAGCGTCGTGTCGCTGCTGACGGGCGAGCCGGATTATCTCGATACACTCGGCGCAGAAGCGCCCACCGGCTGGATCGTGACGGGCTACCCGTGGTATTCCATCGATACACCCGCCAACAAGAAGTTCGTCGCGGACTACGAAGCGAAATATCGCGACTATCCGCGCCTCGGTTCGGTGGTCGGCTATGCGGCGCTGATGTCGATTGCGAACGGCATCAAGAAGGCGGGCTCAACCGATCCCGACAAGCTCGCAGCCGCGTTCAAGGGCTTGAATGTCGATACGCCGTTCGGGCCGATCACGTATCGCCCGCAGGACAACCAGTCGACGATGGGCGCGTTCGTCGGCGTGACCGCGTTGAAGGACGGCAAGGGCGTGATGACGTCGTATCGCTATATCGACGGCGCGAGCGTGCAGCCGTCCGACGCCGAAGTGAAGAAACTGCGTCCCGCGGACTGA
- a CDS encoding IS30 family transposase, with protein sequence MGKNYEQLSAEERGVIFTMKFEDKSTREIARALVRSPSTISRELKRNDWKPAHERATMGRPPIAGGYNSRRAGLRAGRLRRKPRRERKLHVDGPLWPQVRELLAKCHSPEQISAQLKQAHPDEPTLNVSHETIYHAIYAMPRGELKRELIALLRRGRSTRRPRSRGEDRRGKLTDMVSIHVRPPEANERVLAGHWEGDLIKGAGNRSAVGTLIDRSTLFLMLVKMDDSTAEAALRGYSAAFAPLDPELLKTLTYDQGKEMALHKELAKATGMRIYFCDPHSPWQRGICENTNGLLRQYLPKGADLSVLSQRQLDMIAIEMNNRPRKTLGWRTPAQVFIENCKKQGIEINPAVALGL encoded by the coding sequence ATGGGAAAAAACTACGAACAGCTGAGCGCCGAAGAGCGCGGTGTGATCTTTACAATGAAGTTTGAGGACAAGAGCACGCGCGAGATCGCGCGTGCGCTTGTGCGCTCACCCAGTACGATCAGTCGCGAACTGAAGCGCAATGACTGGAAACCGGCTCACGAGCGCGCAACGATGGGACGACCGCCGATCGCCGGCGGTTACAATTCAAGGCGTGCGGGTTTGCGGGCAGGCAGACTGCGGCGCAAGCCTCGGCGGGAACGCAAGCTGCACGTCGATGGGCCGCTGTGGCCGCAGGTGCGTGAACTGCTGGCCAAATGCCATTCACCCGAGCAGATCAGTGCGCAGCTGAAGCAGGCGCATCCGGATGAGCCCACCCTGAACGTGTCTCACGAAACCATCTATCACGCCATCTATGCCATGCCTCGGGGCGAGCTCAAACGCGAGCTGATCGCGCTGCTCAGACGGGGACGCAGCACGCGCAGACCCCGCTCGCGCGGCGAAGACCGGCGTGGCAAGCTCACTGACATGGTCAGCATCCATGTGCGCCCCCCGGAGGCGAACGAGCGGGTGCTTGCCGGACACTGGGAAGGCGATCTCATCAAGGGGGCAGGAAACCGCTCGGCGGTGGGCACGCTGATCGATCGCAGCACGCTGTTCCTGATGCTGGTCAAGATGGATGACAGCACGGCGGAAGCGGCGTTGCGGGGCTACAGCGCAGCGTTTGCGCCGCTTGACCCGGAACTGCTCAAGACGCTGACCTACGATCAGGGCAAGGAGATGGCACTGCACAAGGAACTGGCCAAAGCAACGGGCATGCGCATCTACTTCTGCGATCCACACAGCCCGTGGCAGCGCGGCATCTGTGAGAACACCAACGGTCTGTTGCGCCAGTACCTGCCCAAGGGCGCGGACCTGTCCGTGCTCTCGCAGCGCCAGCTCGACATGATTGCGATAGAGATGAACAACCGTCCGCGCAAGACGCTCGGCTGGAGAACGCCCGCGCAAGTCTTTATTGAAAACTGCAAGAAGCAGGGAATCGAAATCAACCCCGCTGTTGCACTTGGTCTTTGA
- a CDS encoding ABC transporter ATP-binding protein — protein sequence MSLLRVSNLSMSFGGVKAVDDVSFDVKPGELLALIGPNGAGKSTCFNIVNGQLRPTHGSVMLDGRELVGMRPREIWRRGVGRTFQVAATFNSMTVLENVQMALVSREKRLYGLWKPAASHFEDEAVALLEQVGMTAHAQRACSVLAYGDVKRVEMAIALANRPKLLLMDEPTAGMAPQERTELMSLTKRLSAERHIGVLFTEHSMDVVFSSADRIIVLARGKLIAQGDADTIRNDVNVQAVYFGTGKTFQPRAALSRDGGEPHTEPRA from the coding sequence ATGAGCCTTCTGCGCGTATCGAATCTGTCGATGTCGTTCGGCGGCGTGAAAGCCGTCGACGACGTTTCGTTCGACGTGAAGCCCGGCGAACTGCTCGCCTTGATCGGTCCGAACGGCGCGGGCAAATCGACGTGCTTCAACATCGTCAATGGACAACTGCGTCCGACGCACGGCTCCGTGATGCTGGACGGACGCGAACTCGTCGGCATGCGTCCGCGTGAGATATGGCGACGCGGCGTCGGTCGCACGTTCCAGGTCGCGGCGACCTTCAACTCGATGACCGTGCTTGAAAACGTGCAGATGGCACTCGTGTCTCGCGAAAAGCGTCTATATGGATTGTGGAAACCGGCAGCGTCGCATTTCGAGGATGAGGCGGTTGCGCTGCTCGAGCAGGTCGGCATGACCGCGCATGCGCAGCGTGCGTGCAGCGTGCTTGCCTATGGCGACGTGAAGCGCGTCGAGATGGCCATCGCGCTCGCGAACCGACCGAAGCTGCTCCTGATGGACGAGCCGACGGCGGGCATGGCACCGCAGGAACGGACCGAGCTGATGTCGCTGACGAAGCGTCTTTCCGCCGAGCGCCATATCGGCGTGCTGTTCACCGAACACAGCATGGACGTCGTATTTTCCAGCGCGGACCGGATCATCGTGCTTGCGCGTGGCAAGCTGATTGCGCAGGGCGACGCGGACACGATACGCAACGACGTCAACGTGCAGGCCGTCTACTTCGGCACGGGCAAGACGTTCCAGCCGCGCGCGGCGCTATCGCGCGATGGCGGCGAGCCACACACGGAGCCGCGCGCATGA